The following coding sequences lie in one Thermodesulfobacteriota bacterium genomic window:
- a CDS encoding 2-oxoacid:acceptor oxidoreductase subunit alpha, giving the protein MEQGRSGRFGEEISIVLCGEAGQGIQTVEHLLTRTLKLSGYHVFSSQEYMSRIRGGSNSTWIRVSNHRVAAPVNRIDLLIPFNPGAVHHLQKHISPQTLLLGEKALYEKECPTCRAVDVPFSSIAQEVGGLIYINTVAAGVLAGLFQVDTELLRQYLRHHFSGKEEETVQKNLQAMDRGYEIAAAILQSGHIRIDLTKHELVKNELLLDGVEALAMGVIAGGCNFLAFYPMSPSTALAVHLAERSNEFGLIVEQAEDEISAMNMGLGAWYAGARGLASTSGGGFALMVEGLSLAGMIESPMVIHIGQRPGPATGLPTRTEQGELLFALFAGHGEFPRAILTPGTIEDCFYLGQKAFDLADRYQIPVFILTDQYLLESHYNIPSIDLSDFQPKRHFIETDRDYKRYRITEDGLSPRGIPGYGQGLVVLDSDEHDEEGHITEDLGLRTRMVDKRLKKLELLRKDLLPPELHGPEEYETLIVGWGSTYHAIQEAIRRLGREGVSFLHFKQTYPLHPKTRQYLRKAKKRVLVENNATGQFGRLLRMETGLEMDDQVLQYNGLPFAVDDLERRLQSILP; this is encoded by the coding sequence ATGGAACAGGGAAGGAGCGGTAGATTCGGGGAAGAGATCTCCATCGTTCTCTGTGGAGAGGCGGGTCAGGGGATTCAGACCGTCGAACACCTCCTCACACGAACGTTGAAGCTTTCGGGATATCACGTCTTTTCCTCCCAGGAATATATGTCCCGCATCCGGGGCGGGAGCAACTCCACCTGGATTCGGGTCTCCAACCATCGGGTGGCCGCCCCTGTAAATCGAATCGATCTCTTGATCCCCTTCAACCCCGGAGCGGTCCATCACCTTCAGAAACATATCTCGCCTCAGACTCTCCTGTTGGGAGAGAAGGCCCTTTATGAAAAGGAATGTCCGACCTGCCGGGCCGTGGATGTCCCTTTCTCTTCGATCGCCCAGGAAGTGGGGGGCCTCATCTATATCAACACGGTTGCGGCGGGAGTCCTGGCCGGACTCTTTCAGGTGGACACGGAATTGCTCCGTCAGTATCTCCGCCACCATTTTTCGGGAAAAGAGGAAGAGACCGTCCAGAAAAACCTTCAGGCGATGGACAGGGGATATGAGATCGCCGCGGCCATCCTCCAATCCGGCCACATCCGGATCGACCTCACGAAACACGAGCTCGTCAAAAACGAGCTCCTGTTGGACGGGGTCGAAGCGCTCGCCATGGGCGTCATCGCCGGAGGATGCAACTTCCTCGCTTTCTATCCCATGTCCCCCTCCACGGCTTTGGCCGTGCATCTCGCAGAACGCTCAAACGAGTTTGGCCTCATTGTGGAGCAGGCCGAGGACGAGATCAGCGCCATGAACATGGGCCTCGGCGCCTGGTATGCGGGCGCCAGGGGTTTGGCCTCCACCTCGGGGGGAGGCTTTGCCCTGATGGTCGAGGGGTTGAGCCTTGCGGGGATGATCGAGTCGCCCATGGTCATCCATATCGGACAACGGCCGGGTCCCGCCACAGGGCTTCCCACCCGGACCGAACAGGGGGAACTCCTCTTTGCCCTCTTCGCAGGCCATGGGGAATTTCCGAGGGCGATCCTCACCCCGGGGACGATCGAAGACTGTTTCTATCTCGGCCAGAAGGCCTTCGACCTGGCCGATCGATATCAAATCCCTGTGTTCATCTTAACCGATCAATACCTCCTCGAGTCTCATTACAACATTCCCTCAATCGACCTCTCCGATTTTCAACCGAAAAGGCATTTTATCGAAACGGACCGCGATTATAAGCGTTATCGAATCACCGAGGACGGCCTCTCACCTCGGGGCATCCCCGGTTACGGCCAGGGGCTTGTCGTCCTCGACAGCGATGAGCACGACGAGGAGGGTCACATCACCGAAGATCTCGGCCTGAGAACGAGGATGGTTGACAAGAGGCTCAAAAAATTGGAACTCCTGAGGAAAGACCTCCTCCCTCCAGAGCTTCATGGACCCGAAGAGTACGAAACCCTCATCGTTGGATGGGGATCCACCTACCATGCGATCCAGGAGGCGATAAGAAGGCTGGGAAGGGAGGGGGTATCGTTCCTCCACTTCAAACAGACCTACCCCCTTCATCCGAAAACACGCCAGTATCTTCGCAAGGCCAAAAAGAGGGTCCTCGTCGAGAACAACGCCACTGGCCAATTCGGCCGGCTCCTCCGGATGGAGACGGGATTGGAGATGGACGATCAGGTCCTTCAATATAACGGTCTTCCCTTTGCCGTGGACGATCTCGAAAGGCGGCTGCAATCGATCCTGCCTTAG
- a CDS encoding ZIP family metal transporter has product MIWEGGLFSLGAGLATGLGALPVLFTKNASPKLLDTLLGLSAGIMLGATSFSLVLPSIQLGDVWVAALGILLGGAFLALSNRLVPHLHTFSGREGPSLSLSRVWLFVLAITIHNFPEGVSVGVGFGRGDLLEGMGLAMGIGFQNIPEGMAVAFALLREGYSPFRAIGYATLTGLVEPIGGLIGVTVVTLAQSLLPWGLAFAGGAMLFVISNEIIPETHRSGHPLEATSGVLLGFVVMTIFDNLFG; this is encoded by the coding sequence ATGATCTGGGAAGGAGGACTCTTTAGTTTAGGAGCAGGATTGGCCACAGGGTTAGGGGCCCTTCCTGTCCTCTTTACGAAGAACGCCTCTCCTAAATTGCTCGACACCCTTCTCGGCCTATCTGCGGGCATCATGCTGGGGGCGACCTCTTTCAGCCTGGTCCTACCTTCGATTCAGTTGGGAGATGTTTGGGTCGCTGCCTTGGGCATTCTCCTGGGAGGGGCCTTTCTCGCCCTATCCAATCGCCTCGTCCCGCACCTCCACACCTTTTCAGGACGCGAAGGACCCTCCTTGAGCCTCTCGAGGGTCTGGCTCTTTGTGTTGGCCATCACGATTCATAACTTCCCTGAAGGGGTGTCTGTCGGCGTGGGGTTCGGAAGGGGCGATCTCCTCGAAGGGATGGGGTTGGCCATGGGCATCGGCTTTCAAAACATACCCGAGGGGATGGCCGTCGCCTTTGCTCTCCTGCGGGAGGGTTACAGTCCCTTTCGAGCCATCGGATATGCGACATTAACGGGATTGGTCGAGCCCATCGGAGGCCTCATCGGGGTCACGGTCGTCACCCTCGCCCAGTCCCTCCTTCCCTGGGGCCTTGCCTTTGCGGGAGGGGCGATGCTCTTCGTCATCAGCAACGAGATCATCCCCGAGACCCATCGGAGCGGCCATCCCTTAGAGGCCACATCAGGGGTCCTGTTGGGTTTTGTGGTGATGACCATTTTTGACAATCTTTTCGGTTAA
- a CDS encoding radical SAM protein — protein MPYEGRFLTLAPHCTLKRLEKPYLFDIENDQLYELGEEAFQFLLKASRGEPLSATEEEEGFLHYCLSEQLVTISERPVPRTFRLDPSPVPSLRYLELLITDRCNLRCRHCYLGEGRGQDLPFVTILKVLEEFESIQGLRLLLSGGEPLLHPDFWAINDVLTNYPFRSVMLSNGTLITENVARRLRLHEVQLSLDGMKKGHEAIRGEGTFEKVLRAIDLLQEAGLRVSIATMIHRKNLEEFEELASLLQSKGIEEWNVDIPCPAGRLEESQDLWVSPEEGGPLLRYGFGGGFHGSEHREICGAHLCAVLPDGTVAKCGLFGDEPLGTIEEGLRVCWERMARIPLDRLKCRCEVIEECRGGCRFRAKRLGDFYGPDLYQCFARGVLPSTSESP, from the coding sequence ATGCCCTACGAAGGTAGATTCTTGACCCTCGCCCCCCATTGCACCCTCAAGAGGCTCGAAAAGCCCTACCTCTTCGATATCGAAAACGATCAGCTATACGAGCTGGGGGAGGAGGCCTTTCAATTCCTTTTGAAGGCTTCGAGGGGAGAACCCCTCTCGGCCACCGAAGAGGAAGAAGGGTTTCTCCACTACTGCCTCTCAGAGCAACTCGTCACGATCTCAGAGAGGCCGGTTCCGAGAACGTTCCGGTTGGATCCCTCGCCCGTTCCTTCTCTAAGGTATCTCGAACTCCTGATCACCGATCGCTGTAACCTCCGCTGTCGCCACTGCTATCTTGGAGAAGGGCGAGGCCAGGATCTCCCTTTCGTAACCATCCTCAAGGTCCTCGAAGAGTTCGAATCGATCCAGGGGCTCAGGCTCCTCCTTTCTGGTGGAGAACCCCTGCTTCATCCCGACTTCTGGGCGATCAATGACGTTTTAACGAATTACCCATTCCGATCCGTCATGCTCTCCAACGGGACGTTGATAACCGAGAACGTCGCCCGGAGGCTTCGCCTCCACGAAGTCCAGTTGAGCCTCGACGGGATGAAGAAGGGACACGAAGCGATCCGGGGAGAAGGGACCTTCGAAAAGGTCCTCCGGGCCATTGACCTCCTCCAAGAGGCCGGTCTCCGGGTCTCGATCGCCACGATGATCCATCGAAAAAATTTAGAGGAGTTCGAGGAGCTGGCCTCCTTGCTTCAGTCCAAAGGGATCGAGGAGTGGAATGTTGATATCCCATGTCCCGCGGGCAGACTCGAGGAGAGTCAAGACCTCTGGGTCTCGCCCGAGGAAGGAGGCCCTCTTTTGCGCTACGGATTCGGGGGAGGATTTCACGGTTCGGAGCATAGGGAAATCTGCGGCGCCCACCTCTGCGCAGTCCTTCCGGACGGAACCGTCGCCAAATGCGGTCTCTTCGGCGACGAACCCCTCGGCACGATCGAAGAGGGGCTGCGGGTCTGCTGGGAGCGGATGGCCCGAATCCCCCTCGATCGGTTGAAGTGCCGGTGCGAGGTGATCGAGGAGTGCCGAGGAGGATGCCGCTTTCGGGCCAAAAGGCTCGGAGATTTTTATGGGCCGGACCTCTACCAATGCTTCGCCCGCGGGGTTCTCCCTTCCACCTCCGAATCTCCTTGA
- a CDS encoding DUF3365 domain-containing protein translates to MKLTSLFPLLLIGTLMNLLMMLERVPPVGANPLTQTTSAFDKELLEARRIANELMETVRGLLMQEIQKGGFEGAVRVCSELAQEMTARLSSQTGHQIRRVSLRYRNPKNIPDPYEAKRLQELDRLNREKRLPEETFEIVEEGGVKYLRYLKPLTVAPLCVTCHGPKENIPSDVQAILREKYPEDRATGFLVGDLRGAISVKIPLSESRR, encoded by the coding sequence ATGAAGCTTACGTCATTATTCCCTTTACTTCTTATCGGGACCTTGATGAACCTGCTGATGATGCTTGAGAGGGTTCCTCCAGTTGGAGCAAATCCCCTGACCCAAACCACATCTGCCTTTGATAAAGAGCTCCTCGAGGCCAGGAGAATTGCCAATGAGCTGATGGAGACCGTCCGTGGGCTTTTAATGCAGGAGATTCAGAAGGGAGGTTTCGAGGGCGCAGTCCGCGTCTGTTCCGAGCTGGCCCAGGAGATGACGGCCCGCCTCTCGAGCCAGACCGGCCACCAAATCCGGAGGGTTAGCCTCAGGTACCGGAACCCCAAGAATATCCCAGACCCGTACGAGGCAAAAAGGTTACAGGAGCTCGATCGCCTCAACCGGGAGAAAAGACTCCCTGAGGAGACCTTTGAGATCGTCGAAGAGGGCGGGGTCAAATATCTCCGTTATCTCAAACCCCTGACGGTCGCCCCTCTCTGTGTGACCTGTCATGGACCCAAGGAGAATATCCCCTCCGATGTCCAGGCCATCTTGAGGGAGAAGTATCCGGAGGATCGGGCCACGGGATTCCTCGTCGGAGACCTTCGGGGAGCCATCAGCGTGAAAATCCCCCTATCGGAGAGTCGGAGGTAG